One Kribbella sp. NBC_00662 genomic region harbors:
- a CDS encoding epoxide hydrolase family protein → MSTIVDTATGIRSFQVEIPQEQLDDLRRRVAGTRWPGKELVEDRSQGVQQAMLQEVARYWADEYDWRRVEARLNALPQFTTMIDGVEIHFIHVRSPHENAMPLIMTHGWPGSVIELLDTIGPLTDPTAHGGSAEDAFHLVLPSLPGYGFSSAPNELGWENGRIAQAWAQLMDRLGYRRYVAQGGDVGAAVTDAMGRHGVNGLAGIHVNLLATALGIVDLLPGDSEEERAAHAALKTFTTDGFGYFLEQSTRPQTVGYSLLDSPVGLAAWMLDHDTDSYYKISRAFVDGAPAGNLTRDNVLDNITLYWLTGTGASAARWYWEFGQFLAAAAGQAPPPVAVPVGFTTFPGEIWAAPRSWAETVYPGLAYFNTVDRGGHFAAWEEPDLFAAELRAAFRPLR, encoded by the coding sequence ATGAGTACCATCGTCGACACCGCGACCGGGATCCGGTCGTTCCAGGTCGAGATTCCGCAGGAGCAGCTCGACGACTTGCGGCGGCGGGTCGCGGGGACGCGCTGGCCCGGTAAGGAGCTTGTCGAAGACCGGTCGCAGGGCGTGCAGCAGGCGATGCTGCAGGAGGTCGCCCGCTACTGGGCCGACGAGTACGACTGGCGCCGCGTCGAGGCCCGGCTGAACGCGTTGCCGCAGTTCACCACCATGATCGACGGGGTCGAGATCCACTTCATCCACGTCAGATCGCCGCACGAGAACGCGATGCCGCTGATCATGACCCACGGCTGGCCCGGCTCAGTGATCGAACTGCTCGACACGATCGGCCCGCTCACCGATCCGACCGCTCACGGTGGGAGCGCCGAGGACGCATTCCACCTGGTGCTGCCGTCACTGCCCGGGTACGGCTTCTCCAGCGCGCCGAACGAGCTCGGTTGGGAGAACGGCCGCATCGCACAGGCCTGGGCGCAGCTGATGGATCGCCTCGGCTACCGGCGGTACGTCGCCCAGGGCGGAGATGTTGGCGCCGCGGTGACGGACGCGATGGGTCGTCACGGAGTCAACGGGCTGGCCGGTATTCACGTGAATCTGCTGGCGACGGCGCTGGGTATCGTCGACCTGCTACCGGGCGATTCCGAGGAGGAACGTGCGGCGCACGCTGCGCTGAAGACCTTCACCACCGACGGATTCGGCTACTTCCTGGAGCAGTCCACCCGGCCGCAGACGGTCGGCTACTCGTTGCTGGACTCGCCCGTCGGACTGGCCGCGTGGATGCTCGACCACGACACCGACAGCTACTACAAGATCTCGCGTGCGTTCGTCGACGGAGCACCGGCCGGCAATCTGACCCGCGACAACGTCCTCGACAACATCACGCTGTACTGGCTGACCGGCACAGGGGCCTCGGCCGCGCGGTGGTACTGGGAGTTCGGCCAATTCCTGGCCGCCGCGGCGGGGCAGGCGCCTCCGCCGGTCGCTGTTCCGGTCGGTTTCACCACGTTCCCCGGCGAGATCTGGGCTGCCCCGCGCAGCTGGGCTGAGACCGTCTACCCGGGTCTCGCCTACTTCAACACGGTCGACCGCGGCGGCCACTTCGCGGCCTGGGAGGAGCCCGACCTCTTCGCCGCCGAACTGCGGGCCGCATTCCGCCCCTTGCGCTGA
- a CDS encoding alpha/beta fold hydrolase — protein sequence MMPLPRCRSHQGGSPDGHDDSGTVPGFATGLGDTQPDQGGDQCRRAESVAGRHRLCVHGTSTPGRIHQNVQEPVRRGQRHPRARGHRRQRTRAALGHQKFAVVGHDTGYIVSYALAADHRDRVSRLVLAEIPGPPGVTDPNVLPAPLFLPEFLSNRLWHILFNRVNDELIVDMVRSNAIGYYGYEFAIQNGGVPLPQYAIDYYTNLYNRDRNALRASFGLYRAWGPAAAGGIAPVAVDVQTLVIPRVGHWVAEQAPAQMLTALGTFLAPYLQAPR from the coding sequence ATGATGCCTCTCCCTCGGTGTCGGTCCCATCAGGGTGGATCGCCTGACGGACATGACGACTCCGGCACAGTCCCTGGTTTCGCTACGGGTCTCGGCGACACGCAGCCGGACCAGGGCGGCGATCAGTGCCGCCGTGCCGAGTCGGTCGCAGGACGGCATCGGCTCTGTGTCCACGGCACCTCAACTCCCGGCCGGATTCACCAGAACGTTCAAGAGCCGGTACGTCGAGGCCAACGGCATCCGCGAGCACGTGGTCATCGGCGGCAGCGGACCCGCGCTGCGCTCGGGCATCAGAAGTTCGCCGTGGTCGGTCACGACACCGGTTACATCGTCAGCTACGCACTGGCCGCGGACCATCGGGATCGGGTCAGCCGCCTGGTACTCGCCGAGATCCCCGGGCCTCCGGGAGTGACAGATCCCAATGTCCTGCCGGCACCGTTGTTCCTTCCCGAGTTCCTCAGCAACAGGCTTTGGCACATCCTGTTCAACCGGGTCAACGACGAGCTGATCGTCGACATGGTCCGGAGCAACGCGATCGGCTACTACGGCTACGAGTTCGCGATCCAGAACGGCGGGGTGCCGCTTCCGCAGTACGCGATCGACTACTACACCAACCTCTACAACCGCGACCGGAACGCTTTGCGAGCCAGCTTCGGTCTCTACCGTGCCTGGGGCCCCGCCGCGGCAGGGGGGATCGCGCCGGTTGCGGTCGATGTGCAGACCCTGGTGATTCCCCGCGTCGGCCATTGGGTCGCCGAGCAGGCTCCCGCGCAGATGCTGACGGCGTTGGGGACGTTCCTCGCGCCGTACCTCCAGGCGCCGAGATAG
- a CDS encoding NAD-dependent epimerase/dehydratase family protein, translating to MRVFVAGGTGVVGRPLVEGLVDRGHSVTVSTRRRESFELVRGLGAEPVLMNGLDEAEVHTVITAAEPEVIINQMTALSGPSQDYSAWLDTTNRLRRDGTRALMSAARTAGSRRVIAQSASFMTRPGSGPTDEQSPLYVDAPGPIGIHIAANLAAENLVLGTPGVEGVVLRYGFLYGEGTAIGPDGDIVTAIKAGGLPIVGDGTGRYPFIHVRDAVSVTLQAVDRGGPGIYNVVDDEPAAQVEWLPYLAEILKAAPPSRISVAEAGEQIGVQAVYYGSQLPPASNAKAKAALGFTPDYPSWRDGFRKLFG from the coding sequence ATGCGAGTCTTCGTCGCAGGAGGAACAGGAGTCGTCGGCCGGCCGCTCGTCGAGGGGCTGGTCGATCGCGGCCATTCGGTCACGGTCAGCACCCGTCGGCGTGAGAGCTTCGAACTCGTGAGGGGGCTCGGAGCCGAGCCGGTCCTGATGAACGGGCTCGACGAAGCTGAGGTGCACACCGTGATCACCGCGGCCGAACCGGAGGTGATCATCAACCAGATGACCGCGCTGTCAGGGCCGTCCCAGGACTACAGCGCCTGGCTGGACACGACCAACCGGCTGCGTCGCGATGGAACAAGGGCACTGATGAGCGCGGCACGTACGGCGGGAAGCCGGCGGGTGATCGCCCAGAGCGCCAGCTTCATGACCCGGCCAGGATCGGGCCCGACCGACGAACAGTCGCCGCTGTACGTCGACGCTCCGGGCCCGATCGGGATCCACATCGCGGCCAACCTCGCCGCCGAGAACCTGGTACTCGGCACCCCCGGCGTCGAAGGCGTCGTACTGCGGTACGGCTTCCTGTACGGCGAAGGCACCGCAATCGGACCTGACGGGGACATCGTCACGGCGATCAAGGCCGGCGGACTGCCGATCGTCGGCGACGGCACCGGGCGCTATCCGTTCATCCACGTCCGCGACGCCGTCTCGGTCACGCTGCAGGCTGTCGACCGCGGCGGTCCGGGCATCTACAACGTCGTGGACGACGAACCCGCAGCGCAGGTCGAATGGCTGCCGTATCTGGCGGAGATCTTGAAAGCCGCGCCGCCATCGCGGATCTCCGTGGCCGAGGCCGGCGAGCAGATCGGCGTACAGGCGGTGTACTACGGCAGTCAGCTTCCGCCGGCCAGCAATGCCAAGGCGAAGGCGGCTCTGGGGTTCACGCCCGACTATCCCTCTTGGCGGGACGGATTCCGGAAGCTATTTGGTTGA
- a CDS encoding AAA family ATPase: MTVNSGWPGLRGRRSECESLVSLLRAARDGQSQVLVVSGDAGIGKTAMLQYLLGNADGYRVSRSAGVESEMELAFASLHQLCAPFLDQLDRLPLPQRTALDTTFGLAAGAPPDQFVLGLGILNLLTYAAEQQPLLCVIDDAQWLDRASARTLEFVARRLRAEPVAIVFALRPTDKEPILTALPQLPLGGLNNSDAADLLDSVVAGRLDVQVRDRLVAESHGNPLALIELPRELAPTSRPRWDGDDSTTTLAGRLEQGYLRKLDGLPLQARQLMVLSAADPVGDVDVVRRAMQRLGIGSEAIPAAESTGLLEVRHRVEFRHPLVRSAVYGAAVAEERRTVHQALADVTDPVGDPDRQAWHRSRAAAGPDESIATALEQSADRALGRGGVTAAAAFLESAARLTPSTDRRAQRALAAAQAKATAGVFDDALALIAEAQAGPLDATARARVDLLQAQISYYSEGGNKGLPLLLAAAARLEQLDPKLARETYLDAFAAAMFAGRLASGSGIGMRQVAEAMREIRLPTTAGKPDALLHGIAVLYTDGYATAAPGLLETVRAFGSDELTMDESVRFAWLAACAATDLFDDLNWDILTRRHLSAIREIGALSALPVALNSRIIYDLYSGDLAEAEALVAECAWVAEVTGGQNTMTPYGEVCLSAIRGDAERAEPRFQKLLDDVTGRGEGVGLNMIGWFQAVMFSGLGRHAEALDAARLAAASPLELGPPKWALAEIVEAGVRSENLAEANLALEQLSSFTQASGTDAALGVEAGRRALLRSGRAAEDNYREEAERLARTSLQVERTRAQLRYGEWLQREGRREEACTQLRLAFETFSAMGVNGFAERAREGLAATGETVRRRAVESAGDLTTQEMHIARLAAEGRTNAEIGDALFLSARTVEWHLRKVYSKLGIRTRRDLRQSVGSTK, translated from the coding sequence ATGACTGTCAACTCAGGATGGCCGGGCCTGCGTGGTCGCAGGTCCGAGTGCGAGTCGCTGGTGTCGCTGCTTCGTGCCGCCCGGGATGGACAGAGCCAGGTTCTGGTGGTCAGCGGCGACGCCGGAATCGGCAAGACCGCGATGCTGCAGTACCTGCTCGGAAACGCCGACGGCTACCGCGTGAGCCGGTCTGCCGGGGTGGAATCGGAGATGGAGCTCGCCTTCGCGAGCCTGCACCAGCTGTGTGCTCCGTTCCTCGACCAGCTGGATCGGTTGCCACTCCCACAACGGACAGCACTCGACACCACGTTCGGGCTGGCTGCCGGCGCACCTCCGGATCAGTTCGTCCTGGGACTCGGCATACTCAACCTGCTGACCTACGCAGCCGAGCAGCAGCCGCTGCTCTGCGTCATCGACGACGCCCAATGGCTCGATCGGGCTTCGGCGCGGACCCTGGAGTTCGTGGCTCGCCGGCTCCGCGCAGAGCCGGTCGCGATCGTCTTCGCCCTGCGTCCCACCGACAAGGAGCCGATCCTCACCGCCTTGCCGCAGCTGCCGTTGGGTGGCCTGAACAACAGCGACGCCGCCGACCTGCTGGACTCGGTCGTGGCCGGTCGGCTCGACGTCCAGGTCCGCGACCGCCTGGTGGCCGAATCGCATGGCAACCCCCTCGCACTGATCGAACTCCCCCGCGAGCTCGCTCCCACCAGCCGGCCCCGGTGGGACGGGGACGACTCGACCACGACTCTGGCGGGTCGCCTGGAGCAGGGCTATCTGCGCAAGCTCGACGGGCTGCCGCTCCAGGCCCGGCAGCTCATGGTCCTGTCGGCCGCCGACCCGGTCGGCGACGTCGATGTCGTACGTCGTGCGATGCAGCGGCTCGGTATCGGCAGCGAGGCGATCCCCGCCGCCGAGTCCACGGGCCTGCTCGAAGTGCGCCACCGGGTCGAGTTCAGACATCCACTCGTCCGATCGGCCGTGTACGGCGCGGCTGTCGCGGAAGAACGGCGTACCGTCCATCAGGCGCTCGCCGACGTCACCGATCCCGTCGGCGACCCGGATCGGCAGGCCTGGCATCGCTCCCGGGCGGCCGCGGGACCCGACGAATCGATCGCGACCGCACTCGAGCAGTCCGCGGATCGTGCCCTCGGTCGCGGTGGAGTGACTGCGGCGGCCGCCTTCCTCGAATCCGCAGCGCGGCTCACGCCCTCGACCGATCGCCGGGCACAGCGCGCACTGGCGGCCGCGCAGGCCAAGGCGACGGCCGGTGTCTTCGACGACGCCTTGGCGTTGATCGCCGAGGCACAAGCCGGACCGCTCGACGCGACTGCCCGCGCACGCGTGGACCTGCTGCAGGCGCAGATCTCCTACTACTCCGAAGGTGGGAACAAAGGTCTGCCGCTCCTGCTCGCGGCAGCCGCCCGTCTCGAGCAACTCGATCCGAAGCTCGCGCGGGAGACCTACCTCGACGCCTTCGCAGCGGCCATGTTCGCCGGGCGACTCGCATCCGGCTCCGGCATCGGGATGCGCCAGGTCGCCGAGGCCATGCGCGAGATCCGGCTGCCCACGACGGCCGGCAAGCCCGACGCGCTGCTGCACGGGATCGCGGTGCTGTACACCGACGGCTACGCGACCGCGGCCCCGGGACTGCTCGAGACCGTCCGGGCTTTCGGCTCCGACGAGCTGACCATGGACGAATCCGTACGCTTCGCCTGGCTCGCCGCATGCGCGGCGACAGACCTGTTCGACGACCTGAACTGGGACATCCTCACGCGCCGGCATCTGAGCGCGATCCGCGAGATCGGCGCGTTGAGTGCGTTGCCCGTCGCTCTCAACAGCCGCATCATCTACGACCTGTACAGCGGCGATCTGGCCGAGGCGGAGGCCTTGGTCGCGGAATGCGCGTGGGTGGCCGAGGTAACCGGCGGGCAGAACACGATGACGCCGTACGGCGAGGTGTGTCTCAGCGCCATCCGCGGTGACGCCGAGCGGGCCGAGCCGCGCTTCCAGAAGCTGCTCGACGACGTGACCGGCCGAGGTGAAGGGGTCGGTCTGAACATGATCGGCTGGTTCCAAGCGGTCATGTTCAGTGGCCTGGGCCGTCACGCGGAGGCGTTGGACGCCGCCCGCCTGGCTGCCGCGTCACCGCTCGAGCTCGGGCCTCCCAAGTGGGCTCTCGCGGAGATCGTCGAAGCCGGCGTACGCAGTGAGAACCTCGCGGAGGCGAACCTCGCGCTCGAACAACTGTCGTCGTTCACCCAGGCCAGCGGCACCGACGCGGCGCTGGGGGTCGAGGCCGGTCGCAGGGCGTTGCTCCGCTCAGGCCGGGCCGCCGAGGACAACTACCGAGAGGAGGCCGAGAGGCTGGCGCGCACCTCGCTACAGGTCGAGCGGACCCGCGCGCAGCTCCGGTACGGCGAATGGCTGCAACGTGAGGGCCGTCGCGAGGAGGCATGCACGCAACTGCGATTGGCGTTCGAGACGTTCAGCGCGATGGGCGTGAACGGATTCGCCGAACGTGCGCGCGAAGGACTCGCCGCCACCGGCGAGACCGTTCGCCGACGAGCAGTCGAGTCCGCCGGCGATCTCACCACGCAAGAAATGCACATCGCCCGGCTCGCCGCGGAAGGTCGCACCAACGCCGAGATCGGAGACGCGCTCTTCCTCAGCGCCCGGACGGTCGAGTGGCATCTGCGCAAGGTCTACAGCAAGCTCGGCATCCGGACCCGTCGGGATCTGCGCCAGTCCGTGGGCTCAACCAAATAG
- a CDS encoding enoyl-CoA hydratase/isomerase family protein: MNAPQFHVTEISDAYWRASFGNGSDNSIDPDTIEQLDELVARIEAAPALTVVVFDSLNRETFMAHWDLTTDRARLTAMRPRPSGLHPYVDNLVRLSKVPAVTVAAVRGRADGAGSEFVLATDIRFASENAVLGQVEVGLGAVPGGGAMARLAHLVGRARAAEIVLGAGDFPAALAERYGYVNRVVPDGELDWLVDSFARRVAGFDKTAITTAKALLDLASLPADEQFGPGMTAYLQTAWRPVNAVRIREALERRKGWDPY, encoded by the coding sequence ATGAACGCTCCGCAGTTCCACGTCACCGAGATCTCGGACGCTTACTGGCGCGCCTCGTTCGGCAACGGATCGGACAACTCGATCGACCCCGACACGATCGAGCAACTCGACGAGCTCGTGGCCCGGATCGAAGCGGCTCCCGCACTCACTGTCGTGGTCTTCGACAGCCTGAACCGCGAGACCTTCATGGCCCACTGGGACCTCACCACCGACCGGGCCCGGCTGACCGCGATGCGGCCACGCCCGTCCGGTCTGCACCCCTACGTCGACAACCTGGTCCGGTTGAGCAAGGTACCCGCGGTCACCGTCGCGGCCGTCCGGGGCCGGGCCGACGGCGCCGGCAGCGAGTTCGTGCTGGCCACCGACATCCGCTTCGCCAGCGAGAACGCCGTCCTCGGGCAGGTCGAGGTCGGTCTGGGCGCGGTTCCCGGCGGCGGAGCGATGGCGCGCCTCGCCCACCTGGTCGGCCGGGCGCGGGCCGCCGAGATCGTGCTCGGCGCCGGTGACTTCCCGGCGGCACTGGCCGAGCGCTACGGCTACGTCAACCGGGTCGTCCCGGACGGCGAACTCGACTGGCTCGTGGACAGCTTCGCGCGCCGCGTCGCCGGCTTCGACAAAACCGCGATCACGACCGCCAAGGCACTGCTCGACCTGGCGTCACTGCCCGCCGACGAGCAGTTCGGGCCCGGCATGACGGCGTACCTCCAGACCGCCTGGCGGCCGGTGAACGCCGTCCGGATCCGCGAGGCGCTCGAGCGGCGGAAAGGCTGGGATCCGTACTGA
- a CDS encoding AAA family ATPase, translating into MSGTTNRLRPSLRGRRDECEALNRLVASVRLGGHGVLVLQGAPGIGKSALLEYAAHTAADWRILRVAGVESQMELAFAGLHELCDPLLDKLDELPKPQADALATAFGLREGTPPDLFLVGLATATLLSAGARDGPLLCLIDDAQWLDQASARTLAFVARRLRGESVALIVAVRAGESAKAWAGLPSLLLQGLAAADARAMLDSVVSNHLDERVRDRILAEAHGNPLALLELPHWFTAAELSLGPGSGSTGGHRSLTSRIEEGFRRRLESLPQASRLLLIAAAAEPLGDVPLLWRAAERLGVGVDAARSAEHAGLIELRETVRFRHPLVRSVAYRSATAGERQAAHRALAESTDPLSDPDRQAWHRASAATGPDEGVAAQLERSADRALAQGGLAAAAAFLERAAVLTPDAGDRIQRRLNAAEAMVHAGMFEAAVQLLAVTEHGPLDELQRARLDVLRAQIGLAAEQDRDALPLLVSAARRLEPLDVELALDSYVDAFTAAWFAGHLATEPGVMAVAELVRRVPRTSRSRRGDELLRAVAVLCAEGYRTAAPMLRAAVRVFDSDDLSVQEGVRFLWLATVVAIDMKDAKAWDRLAGRHLRIVRDAGAVSALPLALNSRAFVDLFSGDLVAAAGLVHEAEAAAELAQLRMTPYGAIGLAAFEGRDETAAPLLASARRDAAARGEGVGVSLTYWAEALLNNGHGRYQAAFESARAAAAHREEIVVRSWGLVELVEAAARTGDGLAAAAATEELFETARASGTDWALGVAARSQAQLDGPRTEELYREALDRLGRTDLRVESARARLLYGEWLRRAGRRVDARAQLRSAYDAFTAMGMEAFADRARHELGATGEIVHRQTMDAQPELTEQELHIARLAANGLTNAEIASELFISPRTVEWHIRKVFTKLRLNTRRQLSEALRGLEP; encoded by the coding sequence GTGTCCGGGACAACCAACCGTCTACGGCCGTCTTTGCGCGGCCGGCGTGACGAGTGCGAGGCGCTCAACCGCCTCGTCGCCTCCGTACGTCTGGGCGGCCACGGTGTTCTCGTTCTGCAGGGAGCCCCCGGCATCGGCAAGAGCGCCCTGCTGGAGTACGCCGCTCATACGGCCGCGGACTGGCGCATCCTTCGGGTCGCGGGCGTCGAATCGCAGATGGAGCTCGCCTTCGCGGGTCTGCACGAGCTGTGCGATCCGTTGCTGGACAAGCTCGACGAGCTACCCAAGCCGCAGGCGGACGCGCTCGCGACGGCGTTCGGATTGCGCGAGGGTACGCCGCCGGATCTGTTCCTGGTCGGACTCGCCACTGCGACGTTGCTGTCCGCGGGCGCTCGCGACGGCCCACTCTTGTGCTTGATCGATGACGCGCAATGGCTGGACCAGGCGTCAGCGCGAACGCTCGCATTCGTGGCCCGGCGGCTGCGGGGCGAGTCCGTGGCCTTGATCGTCGCCGTACGTGCCGGCGAGAGTGCCAAGGCCTGGGCCGGACTGCCAAGCCTCTTGCTGCAAGGCCTTGCGGCCGCGGACGCTCGGGCGATGCTGGACTCGGTCGTGAGCAATCACCTGGACGAGCGCGTGCGCGACCGGATTCTGGCCGAGGCGCACGGGAATCCATTGGCGTTGCTGGAGCTGCCGCACTGGTTCACCGCGGCTGAGCTCAGCTTGGGTCCGGGGTCTGGATCCACCGGTGGTCACCGGTCGCTGACAAGCCGGATAGAGGAGGGATTCCGGCGCCGGCTCGAGTCCCTTCCGCAGGCGTCGCGGCTTCTGCTGATCGCTGCGGCGGCGGAACCGCTCGGCGACGTACCGCTGCTCTGGCGTGCTGCTGAGCGACTCGGTGTGGGTGTGGATGCGGCCCGATCGGCCGAGCACGCAGGGCTGATCGAGCTCCGCGAGACTGTGCGGTTCCGCCACCCTTTGGTTCGCTCGGTGGCATATCGCTCGGCCACTGCGGGGGAGCGGCAGGCCGCTCATCGGGCCCTGGCCGAGAGCACTGATCCGCTATCGGATCCGGACCGGCAGGCTTGGCATCGCGCGTCCGCGGCTACGGGCCCGGACGAGGGGGTCGCCGCGCAGCTCGAGCGCTCGGCCGATCGCGCGCTGGCACAAGGCGGACTCGCTGCGGCAGCCGCCTTCCTCGAGCGGGCGGCCGTACTGACTCCTGACGCGGGGGACCGCATCCAGCGGCGTCTGAACGCAGCAGAAGCGATGGTCCACGCCGGTATGTTCGAGGCGGCCGTGCAACTGCTCGCGGTGACCGAACATGGACCGCTCGACGAGCTCCAGCGCGCTCGCCTCGATGTCCTGCGGGCCCAGATCGGCCTGGCAGCCGAGCAGGATCGAGACGCGCTCCCGTTGCTGGTGAGTGCCGCTCGCCGATTGGAGCCGCTTGACGTCGAGCTGGCTCTGGACAGCTACGTCGATGCCTTCACGGCGGCATGGTTCGCCGGACATCTGGCGACCGAGCCGGGCGTCATGGCGGTTGCCGAGCTGGTCCGCCGCGTACCCAGGACTTCGCGGTCGCGACGTGGGGACGAGCTGCTGCGTGCGGTCGCCGTACTGTGCGCGGAGGGCTATCGGACCGCCGCGCCGATGCTTCGAGCGGCGGTCCGGGTCTTCGACAGCGACGATCTCTCTGTCCAGGAAGGGGTTCGGTTCCTCTGGCTGGCAACGGTTGTCGCGATCGACATGAAGGACGCCAAGGCATGGGATCGGCTCGCCGGCCGGCATCTGCGGATAGTTCGCGATGCGGGTGCGGTGAGCGCGTTGCCTCTGGCACTCAATTCGCGCGCTTTTGTGGACCTGTTCTCCGGAGATTTGGTCGCGGCGGCGGGCCTGGTGCACGAGGCAGAGGCCGCCGCTGAACTCGCGCAGCTCAGGATGACGCCGTACGGCGCTATCGGGTTGGCTGCGTTCGAGGGGCGCGACGAGACCGCGGCGCCGCTGCTGGCCTCAGCCCGTCGCGATGCCGCGGCCCGCGGTGAGGGGGTCGGCGTATCGCTTACCTACTGGGCGGAAGCGTTGCTCAACAACGGTCACGGCCGCTACCAGGCAGCGTTCGAATCTGCCCGGGCGGCCGCGGCTCACCGCGAGGAGATCGTCGTCAGGTCCTGGGGTCTTGTCGAGCTGGTGGAAGCGGCAGCCCGTACCGGTGATGGTCTCGCCGCCGCTGCTGCCACCGAGGAGCTCTTTGAGACGGCAAGAGCGAGCGGCACGGACTGGGCTCTTGGTGTCGCGGCGCGTTCGCAGGCACAGCTCGACGGGCCTCGCACCGAGGAGCTTTACCGCGAAGCCCTCGACCGCCTCGGGCGGACCGACCTCCGGGTCGAATCCGCTCGGGCCCGGTTGCTGTACGGCGAATGGCTGCGACGAGCCGGCCGCCGGGTGGACGCGCGTGCGCAACTCCGATCGGCGTACGACGCGTTCACGGCGATGGGGATGGAGGCATTCGCCGACCGCGCGCGCCACGAACTCGGCGCCACCGGAGAGATCGTTCATCGACAGACGATGGACGCCCAACCCGAACTCACCGAACAGGAACTACACATCGCCCGCCTCGCCGCCAACGGCCTGACGAACGCCGAGATCGCCTCGGAACTCTTCATCAGCCCACGCACCGTCGAATGGCACATCCGCAAGGTCTTCACCAAGCTACGCCTGAACACCCGCCGCCAACTCTCCGAAGCACTACGCGGCCTGGAACCTTGA
- a CDS encoding ankyrin repeat domain-containing protein has translation MAADLPSLLIAIAAGDRETVTASLDAVPSLVTARLARDDEFFIAQCHAQVYEGDTALHAAAFAYDVALARDLIARGADIHARNRRGAQPLHAAVIGAPGSTNWNPTAQQATIEFLIRAGADPNAVARGGVTPLHRAVRNRCSAAVEQLLSAGADPRLPNDHGSTPSDLAHLTTGRGGTGSAEAKAEQQIIITLLAKAML, from the coding sequence ATGGCTGCAGACCTTCCCAGCCTGCTGATAGCCATCGCGGCAGGCGATCGCGAGACCGTGACGGCATCGCTCGACGCCGTACCGTCGCTGGTCACCGCACGCTTGGCACGCGACGACGAGTTCTTCATCGCCCAGTGCCATGCGCAGGTCTACGAAGGCGATACAGCCTTGCACGCCGCGGCCTTCGCGTACGACGTCGCTCTCGCCCGAGACCTGATCGCCCGCGGCGCGGACATCCACGCCCGAAACCGGCGCGGGGCACAACCCTTGCACGCCGCAGTCATCGGCGCCCCCGGCTCAACGAACTGGAACCCGACGGCCCAACAAGCCACCATCGAATTCCTCATCAGAGCCGGCGCCGATCCGAATGCAGTCGCACGAGGCGGCGTCACTCCCCTGCACCGAGCCGTCCGCAACCGCTGCTCGGCCGCCGTCGAACAACTCCTGAGCGCCGGCGCCGACCCGCGTCTGCCCAACGACCACGGCTCCACCCCGTCCGACCTGGCCCACCTCACAACCGGCCGCGGCGGAACCGGCTCAGCCGAAGCAAAAGCCGAACAGCAGATCATCATCACGCTCCTCGCCAAAGCCATGCTCTGA
- a CDS encoding helix-turn-helix domain-containing protein, whose translation MEYVSRVPRPPLDGLIDDIYYLEGAPPYARLTLPPAPSALLIVNLGAPFRIRAGTDIETAEYADGCVITMPTRAWEFSYPLPTRSVGVHVKPWGLAPFLAMPAAELCDRPVTIEQVWGRPAVAELQDRLVSADGPHEMLTLLEEELMRRLCETTGLGLVRRTSSLIASTGGAVAIGDLSAAAGVSSTHLAQRFKELIGVTPKRLARTYRFAATVLSIDPAGPVDWGDLAGRAGYFDQAHFGHEFREFTGLTPTRYVEVRRRFLREHPGHTLEGWPLPAD comes from the coding sequence ATGGAGTACGTGTCCAGAGTGCCGCGACCGCCGCTGGACGGGCTGATCGACGACATCTACTACCTCGAGGGCGCGCCGCCGTACGCCCGGCTGACGCTGCCGCCGGCGCCGTCGGCGTTGCTCATCGTCAACCTCGGGGCACCGTTCCGCATCCGCGCCGGCACTGACATCGAGACGGCCGAGTATGCCGACGGCTGCGTGATCACCATGCCCACGCGCGCGTGGGAGTTCAGCTACCCACTCCCGACCCGGTCTGTCGGCGTTCACGTCAAGCCGTGGGGGCTTGCGCCGTTTCTGGCGATGCCTGCGGCAGAGTTATGCGATCGGCCGGTGACGATAGAGCAGGTTTGGGGCCGGCCCGCCGTTGCTGAGCTGCAAGACCGGCTGGTCTCGGCGGACGGGCCGCACGAGATGCTGACGCTGCTCGAGGAGGAGCTGATGCGACGGCTGTGCGAGACCACCGGCCTGGGGCTGGTTCGCCGTACGAGCAGTCTGATCGCGTCGACCGGCGGCGCGGTCGCAATCGGCGACCTGAGTGCGGCCGCCGGTGTCAGTAGCACTCATCTGGCGCAGCGGTTCAAGGAGCTGATCGGCGTGACGCCGAAGCGGCTGGCGCGTACCTACCGCTTCGCCGCGACCGTGTTGTCGATCGACCCCGCCGGACCGGTCGACTGGGGCGACCTCGCCGGTCGCGCGGGGTACTTCGACCAGGCTCACTTCGGTCATGAGTTCCGGGAGTTCACGGGGCTGACGCCAACGCGGTACGTCGAGGTCCGGCGGCGGTTCCTGCGCGAACACCCCGGCCACACGCTGGAAGGCTGGCCGCTGCCGGCCGATTGA